A portion of the Deinococcus apachensis DSM 19763 genome contains these proteins:
- a CDS encoding acyl-CoA dehydrogenase family protein has translation MTHVLSPTLQDVTDRAARAIRSHAEACEAAQDVTPAAAAALRASGYTRLTLPRKRGGLGATLEEYAAAQLTLGQANAALALVLAMHTHVVGAAFQGGTLPGPMLAALARASVEGRLVNALASEPELGSPSRGGLPRTTAVPEGDGWHLTGRKTWATGARALDLAVVSAATPGGEVVRLLVDMHAPGVGIEPTWTGALALRGSGSHDVTFAGVHVPGDLLAPPVPGHPASSAWFWTAIAATYLGVGFAALGALVGYARERVPTALGAPIATLPRVQENVGRIAGELRAARALLLEAARGWDDAPTNEAVPALAVAKAYATNAAVSATDLAVRTAGGAALTPALPLERLLRDARAGLTHPPADEVSYGSLGAQLLGVEARR, from the coding sequence GTGACGCACGTCCTCTCCCCCACCCTGCAAGACGTGACTGACCGCGCGGCCCGGGCCATCCGCTCCCACGCGGAGGCCTGCGAGGCCGCGCAGGACGTGACCCCGGCGGCGGCGGCGGCCCTGCGGGCGAGCGGGTACACCCGGCTGACCCTCCCGCGGAAGCGGGGAGGCCTGGGCGCCACCCTGGAGGAGTACGCGGCGGCGCAACTCACGCTCGGCCAGGCGAACGCCGCACTCGCCCTGGTGCTGGCGATGCACACCCACGTGGTCGGCGCGGCCTTTCAGGGGGGCACGTTGCCTGGGCCAATGCTCGCAGCCCTCGCGCGGGCGAGTGTGGAGGGGCGGTTGGTGAACGCCCTGGCGAGCGAGCCGGAACTCGGCAGCCCCTCGCGCGGCGGCCTGCCCCGCACGACTGCCGTGCCGGAGGGGGACGGCTGGCACCTGACCGGGCGCAAGACCTGGGCGACGGGGGCGCGCGCCCTCGACCTCGCCGTGGTGAGCGCGGCTACCCCGGGGGGCGAGGTCGTCCGGCTGCTCGTGGACATGCACGCCCCCGGCGTGGGGATCGAGCCCACCTGGACCGGGGCCCTCGCCCTGCGCGGCAGCGGCAGCCATGACGTGACGTTCGCGGGGGTCCACGTGCCCGGCGACCTCCTCGCCCCACCCGTACCGGGGCATCCGGCGAGCAGCGCGTGGTTCTGGACGGCCATCGCGGCGACGTACCTGGGCGTGGGCTTCGCGGCGCTGGGTGCCCTGGTGGGTTACGCCCGGGAACGGGTGCCGACCGCTTTGGGTGCCCCCATCGCCACCCTGCCGCGAGTGCAGGAGAACGTGGGGCGCATCGCGGGCGAGTTGCGGGCGGCCCGCGCCCTTCTCCTGGAGGCCGCGCGGGGCTGGGACGACGCGCCGACCAACGAAGCCGTTCCCGCCCTGGCCGTCGCCAAGGCCTACGCCACGAACGCCGCGGTGAGTGCCACCGACCTCGCCGTCCGGACGGCGGGGGGAGCGGCCCTCACGCCCGCGCTGCCGTTGGAACGCCTGCTGCGCGACGCCCGCGCGGGCCTGACCCACCCCCCCGCCGACGAGGTGAGTTACGGCAGCCTGGGGGCGCAGTTGCTGGGGGTGGAGGCGCGGCGCTGA
- the fni gene encoding type 2 isopentenyl-diphosphate Delta-isomerase, with the protein MTETSPESIQGRKLRHIEACLLPESQYAGVTTGLERVPWPYRALPNLDLEDVSLETAFLDRTLAAPVLIGAMTGGAQRSAVINRNLAIAAQRLGVGLMLGSQRVMLERPSTAASFQVRELAPDVLLVGNLGAAQFGLGYGAGEAERAVRGVGADALAIHVNPLQEAMQSGGDTRWAGLAARLAEVVPALPFPVILKEVGHGLDGATIRAVAGAGFAALDVAGAGGTSWARVEQLVRYGEVLMPDLCEVGVPTAQALVDARRAAPGTPLIASGGIRTGLDAARALALGARVVALARPLLEPALESAEAVEAWLSRFIHELRIALFVGGYSGVGAARGTASPAR; encoded by the coding sequence GTGACGGAGACCAGCCCGGAGAGCATTCAGGGGCGCAAGCTCCGCCATATCGAGGCCTGCCTGCTGCCGGAAAGCCAATATGCGGGCGTGACGACCGGCTTGGAGCGGGTGCCTTGGCCCTACCGGGCGCTCCCGAACCTTGATCTGGAAGACGTGAGCCTGGAGACGGCCTTCCTGGACCGGACGCTGGCGGCCCCCGTGCTCATCGGAGCGATGACAGGCGGGGCGCAGCGGTCGGCCGTCATCAACCGGAACCTCGCCATTGCCGCGCAGAGGCTGGGGGTCGGCCTGATGTTGGGTTCGCAGCGGGTGATGCTGGAGCGCCCCAGTACGGCCGCCAGCTTCCAGGTGCGCGAACTGGCGCCCGATGTGCTGCTGGTCGGGAACCTCGGGGCGGCGCAGTTCGGGCTGGGCTATGGCGCCGGGGAGGCGGAGCGGGCAGTGCGCGGGGTGGGCGCGGACGCCCTGGCGATCCATGTGAATCCGCTCCAGGAGGCCATGCAATCGGGGGGCGACACCCGTTGGGCCGGTCTGGCTGCGCGGCTCGCCGAGGTCGTCCCCGCCTTGCCCTTCCCGGTGATCCTCAAGGAGGTGGGGCACGGGCTGGACGGGGCGACCATTCGGGCTGTGGCGGGGGCGGGCTTCGCGGCGCTCGACGTGGCGGGGGCGGGTGGCACGAGTTGGGCGCGGGTGGAACAGCTCGTCCGGTACGGCGAGGTCCTCATGCCCGACCTGTGTGAGGTGGGCGTTCCGACCGCCCAGGCCCTGGTGGACGCCCGCCGCGCAGCGCCTGGTACGCCCCTGATCGCGTCCGGTGGCATCCGCACCGGTCTGGACGCGGCCCGTGCCCTGGCCCTCGGCGCGCGGGTTGTCGCGCTCGCCCGGCCCCTGCTCGAACCCGCGTTGGAGAGCGCCGAGGCGGTGGAAGCCTGGCTCTCCCGTTTCATTCACGAGTTGCGGATTGCCCTGTTCGTCGGGGGATATTCGGGTGTCGGGGCGGCCAGGGGAACGGCGAGCCCGGCGCGTTGA
- a CDS encoding butyrate kinase, whose amino-acid sequence MIAHVINPGSSSVKLACADLQPSENPALPGQLRLSLTRAEVPLEGPPGEQDISALTRAVLDMTAGWPAPDAVVARGGWLGRVAAGTYRVTPELARYAADEDRDGLGSVLALGVGEARGVPAFVVDPQSVNELLPEARVTGVRGVTREARFHALNARVVARRAAHEVGLRLQDARVVVAHLGATTSVTAFDRGRAIDTSGMGPDGGPLGARQAGPLPTTTLLRLAGEHPRTELLRSLAAESGFLALTSSANLRELEAREESDPAVQAAAAAFVHQACKAIGEQCGALPGRPDALAITGGAAHWEAVVDRIERRLGWIAPVIIVPGELELEALAEGAGRVLLGLEAPRDWTPPVPDPDGSR is encoded by the coding sequence ATGATCGCGCACGTGATCAATCCCGGATCGAGCAGCGTGAAACTCGCCTGCGCCGACCTCCAGCCCAGCGAGAATCCGGCCCTGCCCGGCCAACTGCGCCTGAGCCTGACCCGCGCCGAGGTGCCTCTGGAGGGGCCTCCGGGCGAGCAGGACATCAGCGCCCTGACCCGCGCGGTGCTGGACATGACCGCGGGCTGGCCTGCCCCGGACGCCGTCGTGGCCCGGGGGGGCTGGCTGGGGCGGGTGGCGGCGGGCACTTACCGGGTCACGCCGGAACTCGCGCGCTATGCGGCTGACGAGGACCGCGACGGCCTGGGCAGCGTCCTTGCCCTGGGGGTGGGGGAGGCGCGGGGGGTGCCCGCCTTCGTGGTGGACCCCCAGAGCGTGAACGAACTGCTTCCCGAGGCGCGGGTGACCGGGGTGCGGGGGGTGACGCGAGAGGCCCGCTTCCACGCGCTTAATGCCCGCGTGGTCGCTCGCCGCGCCGCGCACGAAGTCGGCCTGCGGCTCCAGGACGCCCGGGTGGTCGTCGCGCATTTGGGGGCCACGACCAGCGTCACGGCCTTCGACCGGGGCCGCGCCATCGACACCAGCGGCATGGGGCCCGACGGTGGGCCGCTGGGGGCCCGCCAAGCCGGGCCGCTGCCCACCACCACCCTGCTGCGGCTGGCCGGGGAACACCCCCGCACCGAGCTGCTCCGGTCTCTCGCCGCCGAGAGCGGTTTCCTGGCCCTGACCAGCAGCGCGAACCTGAGGGAACTGGAGGCGCGCGAGGAGAGCGACCCGGCCGTGCAGGCCGCCGCCGCCGCCTTCGTCCACCAGGCGTGCAAGGCCATCGGGGAGCAGTGCGGGGCGCTGCCGGGCCGACCGGACGCGCTGGCAATCACCGGGGGGGCAGCCCACTGGGAGGCCGTGGTGGACCGCATTGAGCGGCGCCTCGGCTGGATCGCCCCCGTGATCATCGTCCCCGGTGAGCTGGAACTTGAGGCGCTGGCGGAGGGCGCGGGCCGGGTGCTGCTGGGCCTGGAGGCGCCCCGGGACTGGACGCCCCCCGTCCCTGACCCGGACGGAAGCCGCTAG
- a CDS encoding TetR/AcrR family transcriptional regulator, translated as MIHAPSRGRPRKTAADRDVAGAARQAIKQLVAQRGYAATHMRDVARASGVTPGALYHHYPNKEALLVAAIEEVLAGEADALEQLLPAALPAPEALLRLLRYGLTNLQGHEVLRRAALELPDPHRARVQFFFARSLFARVEQVLRVGVERGELRPHDTAVSGWTFLSVLSGLAEVPQGVTADLPEAVLDMLLFGLRAKD; from the coding sequence ATGATCCACGCCCCCAGCCGCGGTCGCCCCCGCAAAACCGCCGCCGACCGCGATGTGGCGGGGGCGGCTCGGCAGGCCATCAAGCAGCTCGTCGCCCAGCGCGGCTACGCGGCCACCCATATGCGCGACGTCGCGCGGGCGAGCGGCGTGACGCCCGGCGCCCTCTACCACCACTATCCCAACAAGGAGGCCCTGCTCGTCGCGGCCATCGAGGAGGTCCTTGCGGGCGAGGCGGACGCCCTCGAACAGCTCCTGCCCGCGGCGTTGCCCGCCCCGGAGGCCCTGCTGCGTCTGCTGCGGTACGGCCTGACCAACCTGCAGGGGCACGAGGTGTTGCGCCGCGCCGCCCTCGAATTACCCGACCCGCACCGGGCCCGGGTGCAGTTCTTCTTCGCCCGCTCGTTGTTCGCGCGCGTCGAGCAGGTGCTGCGCGTGGGGGTTGAGCGGGGCGAACTTCGGCCGCACGATACGGCGGTGAGCGGCTGGACGTTTCTGAGCGTGCTTTCCGGGTTGGCGGAGGTTCCTCAGGGGGTCACGGCCGACCTGCCCGAGGCGGTGCTGGATATGTTGCTGTTCGGCCTGCGGGCAAAGGACTGA
- a CDS encoding PfkB family carbohydrate kinase has protein sequence MDLPLSGANLSLPPAGHVTGLPRGLGPGTRCDRAGGGALLSKRGRLPWHQPAVPTRPVVSTDGAGDALLAAFVRAYCGGLGAREAPRLACTFASWKCGELDGAAPHPA, from the coding sequence CTGGACCTACCCCTGAGCGGGGCAAACCTCTCGCTGCCCCCCGCCGGACACGTTACGGGCCTACCGCGGGGCCTGGGACCCGGAACTCGTTGTGATCGGGCTGGGGGCGGAGCGCTGCTCTCGAAGCGGGGGCGGTTGCCCTGGCACCAGCCCGCCGTGCCCACGCGGCCGGTCGTCAGCACCGACGGGGCGGGAGACGCGCTCCTGGCCGCGTTTGTCCGCGCCTATTGCGGGGGTCTTGGGGCGCGGGAGGCGCCGCGGCTCGCCTGCACCTTCGCCTCTTGGAAGTGCGGCGAGCTGGACGGCGCGGCACCTCACCCGGCCTGA
- a CDS encoding DinB family protein yields MSATALRLSHAFRRNLGLITRHTGDVSEEAALVRAGEGSSLNWVVGHCLASRTRILESLGALPEGLDVSAVRGCYGRGTAPYPDAAWLLTDLLRWLEASQTQLESALSTANLSVPSESPFGALPLADLLDQFAWHEATHAGQLAVLRRVAALVGA; encoded by the coding sequence ATGTCCGCCACTGCCTTGCGTCTGAGTCACGCCTTTCGCCGCAACCTCGGCCTGATCACCCGGCACACCGGGGACGTGTCGGAGGAGGCCGCTCTCGTCCGAGCGGGGGAGGGCAGCAGCCTGAACTGGGTGGTCGGACACTGCCTGGCGAGCCGTACCCGCATCCTGGAGAGTCTGGGTGCCCTGCCGGAGGGGCTGGACGTGTCGGCTGTCCGGGGCTGCTACGGCCGGGGGACGGCGCCGTACCCGGACGCCGCCTGGCTCCTCACCGACCTGCTGCGCTGGCTGGAGGCCTCGCAGACACAACTGGAGTCGGCGCTGTCCACGGCCAACCTGTCCGTTCCCAGCGAGTCGCCCTTCGGCGCCCTGCCGCTGGCGGACCTGCTCGACCAGTTCGCCTGGCACGAGGCCACGCACGCGGGGCAACTCGCGGTGCTGCGGCGGGTGGCGGCCTTAGTCGGCGCCTGA
- a CDS encoding MDR family oxidoreductase, with protein MTQPTLPESFRALRAVKDDAGFRAEVRQLTPADLPGGDTVVRVTHSSLNYKDGLAVTGKPGVLRSYPMTPGIDLAGTVVNDETGAYQPGDAVLLTGWGIGERQDGGYAEYARVRSEWLVPLPEGTTAEWAMSVGTAGFTAMLAVLALEDHGLTPESGEVLVTGAAGGVGSTAVALLAAAGYTVTASTGRREEEAYLRSLGASNVVGREELPGLKRPLEKERWAGVVDSVGAETLAGALASTRTHGSVAACGLAGGSALGTTVFPFILRGVNLLGIDSVNCPTPRRRAAWERLARDLPAPRLADVTQIRPLSDVPTLARAILAGRVRGRTVIDVRS; from the coding sequence ATGACCCAGCCTACCCTGCCCGAATCGTTTCGTGCCCTGCGCGCCGTGAAGGACGATGCGGGCTTCCGCGCCGAGGTCCGGCAGCTCACGCCCGCGGACCTGCCGGGTGGCGACACAGTCGTCCGCGTCACCCACTCCAGCCTGAACTACAAAGACGGTCTGGCGGTGACGGGGAAGCCCGGCGTGCTGCGGTCGTACCCGATGACGCCGGGAATCGACTTGGCCGGGACGGTCGTCAACGACGAGACGGGCGCCTACCAGCCCGGCGACGCGGTGCTGTTGACCGGTTGGGGCATCGGCGAGCGGCAGGACGGGGGGTATGCCGAGTATGCGCGGGTCCGGTCCGAGTGGCTGGTCCCCCTGCCCGAGGGAACCACCGCCGAGTGGGCGATGAGCGTCGGCACGGCGGGCTTCACGGCCATGCTGGCGGTGTTGGCGCTGGAAGACCACGGCCTGACCCCTGAAAGCGGCGAGGTGCTGGTCACCGGCGCGGCGGGAGGCGTGGGCAGCACGGCAGTCGCCCTCCTCGCGGCGGCGGGCTATACGGTCACGGCCAGCACCGGACGGCGGGAGGAGGAGGCATACCTGCGCTCCCTGGGCGCCTCGAACGTCGTTGGCCGGGAGGAACTGCCTGGGCTGAAGCGGCCCCTCGAAAAGGAACGCTGGGCGGGCGTGGTGGACAGCGTGGGGGCCGAGACGCTGGCCGGGGCACTTGCCAGCACCCGCACGCACGGGTCGGTCGCGGCCTGCGGGCTGGCGGGGGGGAGTGCCCTCGGGACCACCGTCTTTCCCTTCATCCTGCGCGGCGTGAACCTCCTGGGCATCGACTCGGTGAACTGCCCCACTCCCCGCCGCCGCGCCGCCTGGGAACGTCTGGCCCGCGATCTTCCCGCCCCCCGTCTCGCAGACGTGACGCAGATTCGCCCGCTGAGCGACGTGCCCACACTCGCCAGGGCGATTCTGGCCGGGCGGGTGCGGGGCCGCACGGTGATCGACGTGAGGAGCTAA
- a CDS encoding tryptophan-rich sensory protein — translation MTAPVDSPAAPPMRWRWYHGLAFYLAQNAVGYILGELVSQARGTPGRSRPSSFGPYFKSLRNARFAPPSEAFLPVWAVNNASAIYGLLRALNRPRGTRGRDEFLTLQALSWLDLVIWNAAYFAVRSPIHGLVLTVLLLVFTIASVWVAAFRLRDSQVALSLATLFIWLTLASPVAFFQMLWNRDDLYGVGPFANPDPRFLRRGAGREDGRNGQAAPGVHGSGSADTAATGA, via the coding sequence ATGACTGCGCCCGTTGATTCGCCCGCCGCTCCGCCCATGCGCTGGCGCTGGTACCACGGCCTGGCCTTTTACCTCGCTCAGAATGCGGTCGGCTACATCCTGGGTGAACTGGTCAGCCAGGCCCGCGGCACACCGGGCCGCTCACGCCCGTCGAGCTTCGGCCCGTACTTCAAGTCCCTCCGGAATGCTCGCTTCGCCCCACCCTCAGAAGCGTTCCTCCCCGTCTGGGCGGTGAACAACGCCAGCGCGATCTACGGCCTCCTGCGCGCGCTGAACCGGCCCAGGGGTACGCGGGGCCGCGACGAGTTTCTGACCCTCCAGGCACTCTCCTGGCTGGACCTGGTGATCTGGAATGCCGCCTACTTCGCCGTGCGCTCCCCCATTCACGGCCTGGTCCTCACGGTGCTCCTCCTGGTCTTCACCATCGCCAGCGTGTGGGTGGCGGCGTTCCGGCTGCGGGACAGCCAGGTCGCGCTCTCGCTCGCCACGCTCTTCATCTGGCTGACGCTCGCGTCACCCGTGGCCTTTTTTCAGATGCTGTGGAACCGTGACGATCTCTACGGAGTCGGCCCGTTTGCGAACCCCGACCCGCGCTTCCTGCGGCGAGGCGCTGGCCGCGAGGACGGCCGAAACGGGCAGGCGGCCCCGGGCGTCCACGGGAGTGGGTCGGCAGACACCGCTGCGACGGGTGCTTGA
- the recQ gene encoding DNA helicase RecQ produces MTATAPSTTDQRALQTLKSVWGYDAFRGVQADIVRTVVEGGHALVLMPTGGGKSLCYQVPSLLRSGVGVVVSPLIALMKDQVDALRQVGVRAAFLNSTLGPQEVREVESALTAGDLDLLYVAPERLLLPRTLDLLDRAPVALFAIDEAHCVSQWGHDFRPEYGQLHVLPERFPHIPRVALTATADERTRADMLRVLGLHGAPQFISSFDRPNLQYRVMPKEGPKTQLLDFIRTEHEGDAGIVYCLSRNSVEETAGWLQAQGVDALPYHAGLSPRERNHAQDRFLNEEGLVVVATVAFGMGIDKPNVRFVAHLDLPKSLEGYYQETGRAGRDGLPGTAWMVYGLADVVNVKRMLDQSLAPPDVKRIEAAKLDALLTYCEAATCRRQVLLAYFGETLEKPCGNCDVCLNPPRVRDATREAQMALSAAVRTGNRFGAAHLTDVLLGRETEKVRAMGHHQLPTFGVGKEHDEKTWRGLLRQLVSLGYLAAGEHHGLSATPKARALLKGEETLKLREETLAPKPARAGRDRSARQNRAPVGAQDQPLFEALRQWRLGKAREQSVPPYVIFSDATLKTIAELRPGSLQILGTVSGVGGRKLEAYGEEVLGVVRGHSGGPRPMSGRQPTEAERGAAGNAAVLGLLRGSVRPPAPTPEVGTWPSTLFPDSPSPQPAADDPQPHHGVAEALRELRKELCRETGLSAFVIFPNATLAALAERQPRTLADLRGLPGLGEKRIEAYGERIIDAVLTALDG; encoded by the coding sequence ATGACCGCCACCGCCCCTTCCACCACCGACCAGCGCGCCCTGCAAACCCTGAAAAGCGTATGGGGTTATGACGCCTTCCGGGGCGTGCAGGCCGACATCGTCCGCACGGTGGTGGAGGGGGGCCATGCGCTCGTGCTGATGCCCACGGGCGGTGGCAAGAGCCTGTGCTACCAGGTTCCCTCGCTGCTGCGGAGTGGGGTGGGCGTTGTGGTCTCGCCCCTGATCGCGCTGATGAAGGACCAGGTGGACGCGCTGCGGCAGGTCGGCGTGCGCGCGGCCTTCCTGAACTCCACCCTCGGCCCCCAGGAGGTGCGGGAGGTCGAGTCGGCCCTGACCGCCGGGGACCTCGACCTGCTGTACGTGGCGCCCGAGCGGCTGCTGCTCCCGCGCACCCTCGACCTGCTCGACAGGGCTCCGGTGGCCCTCTTCGCCATCGACGAGGCGCACTGCGTCTCCCAGTGGGGGCACGATTTCCGGCCGGAGTACGGGCAGCTTCACGTGCTGCCGGAGCGGTTTCCGCACATCCCGCGCGTGGCCCTGACCGCCACCGCCGACGAGCGCACCCGGGCGGACATGCTGCGCGTCCTCGGCCTGCACGGGGCGCCGCAGTTCATCTCCTCCTTCGACCGGCCCAACCTCCAGTACCGGGTCATGCCCAAGGAGGGGCCGAAAACGCAGCTCCTTGACTTCATCCGCACTGAGCACGAGGGGGACGCGGGTATCGTGTACTGCCTGTCGCGCAATTCGGTGGAGGAGACGGCGGGGTGGCTCCAGGCACAGGGGGTGGACGCGCTGCCGTACCACGCGGGCCTCTCGCCGCGCGAGCGCAACCACGCGCAGGACCGCTTCCTGAACGAGGAGGGGCTGGTCGTCGTGGCGACCGTCGCCTTCGGGATGGGGATCGACAAGCCGAACGTGCGCTTCGTCGCCCACCTCGACCTGCCCAAGAGCCTGGAGGGGTACTACCAGGAGACGGGCCGCGCCGGGCGCGACGGCCTGCCGGGCACGGCCTGGATGGTCTACGGCCTCGCCGACGTGGTGAACGTCAAGCGGATGCTCGACCAGAGCCTGGCGCCCCCTGACGTGAAGCGCATCGAGGCCGCCAAGCTCGACGCCCTGCTGACCTACTGCGAGGCCGCGACCTGCCGCCGCCAGGTGCTCCTGGCGTACTTCGGCGAGACGCTGGAAAAGCCCTGCGGCAACTGCGACGTGTGCCTGAACCCTCCCCGTGTGCGCGACGCCACCCGCGAGGCGCAGATGGCCCTCTCGGCCGCGGTCCGGACAGGCAACCGTTTCGGGGCGGCCCACCTGACGGACGTTCTACTCGGCCGTGAAACCGAGAAAGTCCGGGCGATGGGGCACCACCAGCTCCCCACCTTCGGCGTCGGCAAGGAGCACGACGAGAAGACCTGGCGGGGGCTCTTGCGCCAACTCGTCAGCCTGGGGTATCTGGCGGCGGGAGAACACCACGGCCTGAGCGCCACCCCCAAGGCCCGCGCGCTGCTGAAGGGCGAGGAGACGCTCAAGCTGCGCGAGGAGACGCTGGCCCCGAAGCCAGCCCGGGCGGGGCGCGACCGCTCGGCCCGGCAGAACCGTGCCCCGGTGGGTGCCCAGGATCAGCCGCTCTTCGAGGCCCTGCGGCAGTGGCGGCTGGGCAAGGCGCGCGAGCAGTCGGTCCCGCCCTACGTGATCTTCAGCGACGCGACCCTGAAGACCATCGCCGAACTGCGCCCCGGCAGCCTGCAAATCCTGGGAACAGTAAGCGGCGTCGGCGGGCGCAAGCTGGAAGCCTACGGCGAGGAGGTGCTGGGGGTGGTGCGGGGGCATTCGGGCGGGCCTCGTCCGATGTCCGGTCGTCAGCCCACCGAGGCCGAGCGCGGCGCGGCGGGCAATGCGGCGGTGCTGGGACTCTTGCGCGGAAGTGTCAGGCCCCCAGCCCCCACCCCCGAAGTCGGAACCTGGCCTTCGACCCTCTTTCCGGACTCGCCGTCCCCACAACCCGCAGCCGACGACCCACAACCTCACCACGGGGTCGCCGAAGCCCTGCGCGAGCTTCGCAAAGAACTCTGCCGCGAGACGGGGCTCAGCGCCTTCGTGATCTTTCCCAACGCGACGCTGGCGGCACTGGCGGAACGGCAACCCCGCACGCTGGCGGACCTCCGGGGCCTCCCCGGCCTGGGCGAGAAGCGCATTGAGGCTTACGGCGAGCGGATCATCGACGCGGTGCTGACCGCGCTGGACGGGTAG
- a CDS encoding carbohydrate kinase family protein, protein MVRGNVNLEPGFAASSPTLPAVERAEYPGALTLGVSGVGLNVANALTRLGAEVRRLAFLEDDPAGKVIRETAGRAGIQLHPVLAPATPLSLVLSAPEGVRQIYRDLKGLPERAAPIPLSQDALAEAQVAVLTNATWTRELLPLAQAVGVPVVTDLQATPGPTPERGKPLAAPRRTRYGPTAGPGTRNSL, encoded by the coding sequence GTGGTCCGCGGGAATGTCAATCTGGAACCGGGCTTCGCGGCCTCCTCGCCGACGCTGCCCGCCGTCGAGCGCGCGGAGTATCCCGGTGCCCTGACGCTCGGGGTGTCCGGGGTGGGGCTCAACGTGGCGAACGCCCTGACACGGCTGGGGGCGGAGGTGCGGCGGCTGGCCTTCCTGGAAGACGACCCGGCGGGAAAGGTCATTCGGGAGACGGCGGGGAGAGCGGGAATCCAGCTCCACCCCGTGCTCGCGCCCGCCACGCCGCTCTCGCTGGTGCTGAGCGCGCCCGAGGGTGTCCGGCAGATTTACCGCGACCTGAAGGGCCTGCCAGAGCGGGCGGCTCCCATCCCGCTCTCTCAAGATGCGCTGGCGGAAGCCCAGGTCGCCGTTCTCACCAACGCCACGTGGACCCGCGAACTGCTTCCCCTCGCGCAGGCCGTGGGCGTTCCAGTCGTCACCGACCTCCAGGCGACGCCTGGACCTACCCCTGAGCGGGGCAAACCTCTCGCTGCCCCCCGCCGGACACGTTACGGGCCTACCGCGGGGCCTGGGACCCGGAACTCGTTGTGA